Part of the Bubalus kerabau isolate K-KA32 ecotype Philippines breed swamp buffalo chromosome 18, PCC_UOA_SB_1v2, whole genome shotgun sequence genome is shown below.
CCTATGGCTGTGAATTCTCTGCTCTTCCTGCAGGGATGATCTTTCCAAACTGCCCctaagctaatttttaaaataagccaaCCATGAGCTCATCTTCTACATTTTGCACCTGCTCCTCCCACACTTAACCCACACACAATTTTCAAAGTGTCCTCTTCCAAAAACATCCACAATGCTGTAAAGTTTCCAGAGTGACCTTGTCAGGGAGGAAATTGTTTGAATAACTGACCAGCCGCAGGTGACAGGGTCAAAATATCACGGGGGGTTAATTTGCTAGAGCGTCACAATAAAGTACCACAAACCAAGTAGCCGAAGCAACAGAAATTTGTCTTTTCGTTCTGGcactgaaagtccaagatcaaggcgtTGGCAGAGCTACACTCCCTCTGAGTATGGGAGAAATATCTGTTCCAGGTCCCTCTCTTGTTGTTCACTaagtactgtccaactctttgtgaccccatagaccctACAGAACTTCTTAACTTCTGGTAGTTCCTTGTCTTGTGGCAGCCTGACCCCAGccttcacatggcattctccttGTGTGCATGTCGGTGTCCCCAGATCTGCCTTTTATATAAGGATGCTAGTCATACTGGACCAGGGGCTGACCCTATTCCCATAGGGCCTCATCTTCACTAAATACATCCACAGCAACCCTACTTCCAAACAAAGCTACATTCTCAGGTcatgggtggggaggagggtaggACTTCAACAGGTGACTCTGGAGGGGCATGACacataattcaacccataacatcaTCTAAGAGATTTTTGAATTCAACATCAAACTCAAGAGAAGGGGCAGAATGGCTTGCCCCAAAAGCGTGCCTCTTATTATAATTCCAAGTGATATTCCAACTTGTCATGTTGGTGGGGGGATAGGCAAGTTAGCATGTTGACACATGAAATCTGTTGCTTACAAGTAATGGTGAATATACAGTCACTGAGGGGGCTGTCTGCGGAGGGGGAGAGAGGTACATTGGGGTTTCTGCAGAACCAAATTCCCACTCACCACTTTTTTAGGACAAAACCTACATAGGTATGTGGGACAATCTAGTGTTGAAGCAAACAGTTAGTTACAAAGAGTGAAAAAGGATATGTTGAGAACGTTCAAAACACTTTTAGCTCCTTGACACTTAATCTCAAAGTGCTTCTAGTCCTCAAGTTCAGGCTAGATGTAAGTTTGCCAAAGGAAGTTTATATGAAAATTGAGTTCCTTACATAAGAGATGGTAGGGGAGAACAGGGAGCGGCTTCTGTTTTCCTTGTCTATTTGGGTAAGTAGAAGCCTTAGAGTTTGTTCTCGTCACTTACTGCCCTTTTGTCTATGATTATGTCAAGGAGGTACTTTGTGAAGCTGTAAACCATCCATGAAATTGAGCACCAGACAGCATGACAAGGACCCGAGATTTGAGGTGGTTCAGAACAGGGCTCAAGAGCGCAGACTGTGGCGGCGGCTAGGCTCACGTTCAGGCTGTGGCGACGGCTGGGCTCAAGTTCACAGTTGGTTCTGCCTCTTTCTCAGGCAGCCTTGTGTAAGCCACATGCCCTCTCTGTGGTCAAGGTTCTCATTTAAGCTGTCCTTTACAGAGTTGGGCTCCTGTTCATGCTCAGCCACttcagactctttgcaagcctatggactgtggcccgccaggatcctctgtccatggaattctccaggcaagaatattggagtgggttgctgtttccttctccaagtgatcttcccaacccagggatcgaaccctggtctcccgcattgcaggcagattctttatcatctgagccaccggggaagcccttatgAAGAGTTGTAGTAGGTATTAAATGACAGTGGTGAGAGAGTCCCTAGAGCCGtaactgctcaataaatggtTTTTGTTATAATTATGCCAGAGAACTAAGGAGTCAATCTTGAAAAATCAACccagtctttttctttcctgtcttgtGAATGTCCTGGTTGTTCTGGGCACTTGGAGACCAGGACTCCAGGAGCCCTTGTCTCACTGCCTGATTCACTTTTATGTCTTGAAGATTAAGCAGAGGGTTTGGCCTTCTCCTTCTTCCACGCCTATACCTGAGGACCTCCTGGGTAGACTTTCTTTCACCTAGCCCTTCATCACCTGGCGTGCACACAACAgccccttagagaagggaatttCAGAGCCATGACTGTTGCCTAGTGAAAAAGTTTTGTTTGGAGGATTTACTCCCTTAGCCATGGAAAATATTCAGAGCCCAGTACACTGGCTGTTCCCTTAGTTCCAGTATTCTCGATGCTCTGGCATTTGGAGACTTGATCCTGGAGAGACTGCCCCTCCTATCCATCAGGGGCAGCTAACTCCTAGAGCTAGCAAACAACTCTCTTGAGGAGTGCACCTTTGATATCAATAATACTAACCAACCAGTCCAGAGCTCAAATCCCAACTGTCTCTTTTAACCAACTCTCACACATCaagcctggagaagaaatggcaacccactccagtattcttgcctagagaatcccaaggacagaagagccaggcaggctacggtccacgtgatcgcaagagtcagatgcaacttagcaaccaaaccaccaccaccagcaccacataTCAAGTCTCTATTCCCCTGTCTAAATTAGCCGGGGTCAGGTACTGGACAGCTGGAGACCACCCCTATAGCTCAGAGCTTGCCGAAATTACTAAAGTTATCCTATCCTAAGGTTCTTCAGTGTACCTACCGCATCTCACCCAGTCTCTCCCCGGAAACCTCTAATAAAGGCTTTGGGCCCTgttctcccctcccaccttcagccTCCTGACCAAGGCTGGTGCCTCCCCTGTGGCTCTGCACACAGTGCTGTGCCTCCCACCTCTAGGCATCTGGGGTATAAACTCCTTCCTTCGAGACAGTTGTTCCTCTGTCTGCATGTCTTACCATACTTGACTAAAAAAAATCCTGGGTGCATCTTAGAACACCCACAGGCCTGTTTCCTATTtcacgagtctgagcaaactctgggaggcagtggaggacagggaagcctggcgtgctacagtccatggggttgcagagagtggggcatgactgagcgactgaacagcaacagagtGTTATTGTAAAGCTGAGGCCTCCGGCCACACCAGACAGTTTATGCTAATTATGTGATCTCTGGTGGGGGCCTCGGATGATGTGGTATTAGTTTGACTTCTGGAAGGACCAGATACTTAGTAACAAAGGTCAGCTACACAGGCTTGGGGTGTCTAGGtgactaactgctgctgctgctgctgctgctaagtcacttcagtcgtgtccgactctgtgcaaccccatagacagaggcccaccagattcccccatccctgggattctctaggcaagaacactggagtgggttgcaatttccttctccaggtgactaACTAACCCCCAATAAAAACACTAAGACTTGGGTGAGCTCCTCGGTCCTCCCCAGTACTCCATATATGTGGTCACACATTGCTGCTGGGAGAATTGAGTACTTCTGTATAACTCTACCAGGAGAGGACAACTGGAAGCTTGCTCCTGGTCTCTCCTGGATGCTATGCACCTTTGATTTTAATCTGATTCCTTTCATTGTAATAAAACTATAACCATGAGTATAATagcttttctgagttctgtgagttctCCTAGTGAATCATAGAAGCTGAAGGTGGTCTTGGGAACCATAATTCACTCAAGAAACAACAAAACAGTCCAACCATAACTTACTGCCATGGTAAGTGGCCACATGGgtagaaaacagaaatatgttCATTGAGATGAgatccaaggggatcttcccaggacaaggaaatggcagggTGGTGGTCTAAAGACATTTCTAAGCATCTCAAGAGGCTTCTGAATTGTGAGTTGGTGGCAAAGGTCATAGGGACAGGCAGATGGAAACATACCCAGGACCCAACCTATGGCCTTCCTGTTTGAGGTAAGATGCTGGGTTGAGTAGAAAAGAGGGTCTCCCTCAATGTAATACTTCTCATCCTCTTATCAtgtactatttcttttctttcttacccCAAGTTTcgagagaaaaggacaaactctGAGCCTGAGTCTTCTAAGAGAGAATGAAGcaaaacaaacatataaatacCGCAAAATCTCAAGAGTGTGTAGTTTGTAGTATCCATAGGATAAATGCTGTTGGCTTCTCACCACGGGAGGACTCGCAGCCCTCAGCATCAGGCATAAGTGAGCCACAAGGTTCCCACATCCGCCCCCGACTGCCGGCTGGTGCTCCCCCACTCACCTGGCACCACTGACATCAACTCCGACCATCAGCTGCCCGTTAAGGGAGAGGATCTCATCCCGCAGGCGCACCTTCCCACTCTTCCCGGCTGGGCTGTTCTTCCTCAGCTCCGTCACCCAGATGCAGCCCACATCCAGCACAGGGCCCTGGTGCGTTTTCCTCTTCTTGCCCCCTCTGCGCTTTTCCCCATAGTCCCCAAACACAGGGATATTCCCAAAACTGAGGCCCACAGTCTCCGCGTCCCCCAGCTCCTTGGTGAGGTACACCGTGCAGATCTCCATCCCAGGGGGGCTGCGGTCAGGCTGGATGGAGCTCTCATCCACAGCAAAGTTCAGCCTGATGTACTCCTGCAGTTTCTGGATGGCCGCCTGGCAGAGGCGCTGCTCTGGGCCATCCCCACCCTCCCGCAGGCTGTTCTGCAGCCACTGGTAGAGGAGGGGCAGGTGCAGCCCGGCATTGTCCTGGGTGATGGGCATGGTGCTCACTCCCAGGCGCCAGCATCATGAGAGGACCTGCTCCTGAGGGCCAGGCCCCGCAGGGCCCCACGTCCCTGGGGAACGCAGGCTGTCCTCTGCTCGGCCTGCATTCATGTTCAGGCTGGCAGACAAGCCTGAGGAACTCCTCCTCCAGTCCAGGCTGTTTGCTTTGGCAAGAGGAGGACGGTTCACAATCAGAGCAACAGGGGAACAATCGCTGGGCCTGCAGCGTCaatgaggaaaggaaggaagtgtCCGACCAGTCCCTGCTTGGTTAATTTCCCAGTCGGGCTCGTGCAGAGGACCTGGAAATGAGGTGTTCCTCCAGCAGTGACAGGGTGACCTCCCCTGGATTCGTTCACACCtgggaggggaaaaaacaaaaactcctgTTACAACAGTGAGACTTCTCAGATGGAACACGTGGCAGGAGAGCATTACAGAAGAAGGGTGCTTGCTTTTTGAGTCAGGGACCTAGTGCCCCTCGCCATCCCATTGCTGTGTTCCCTCCACCCTGTGtgaacatgcacacatacactgaTACAGAAATACATGCACACACTGTCATACAGAGATGCGCAGATGCACACGGATACACAGATGCATGGTTGtgcacatgcacaaacacactcATGTAGagatgcacacacagagacatactcATACAGaggtgcacagacacacacagaaacacagatacacacagatagctgtacacacagatgcacacatagGTGTATACACACACTGTCGTACAGAGATGCACAGACACATAGAGATACACAAATGCACACAGAGGTACACAAACAGATGCACACAGACAGATGTATGCACAGAtgcacacacgcagacacacacagatacgCAGATGCATGgatgcacacacgcacatgcgtgctcacacacacacacacacacacccttacccCAGACAAGAACACTCTGAAACGCTGACCTTCCCCAGGACATTTCCCTGATCAGTAAGGAAATGAGATAACTTttgccaggactgctgctgctgctgctgctaagttgcttcagtcgtgtccgattctgtgtgaccccatagacagcagcccaccaggctcccccatccctgggattctccaggcaagaacactggagtgggttgccatttccttctccaatgcaggaaagtgaaaagtgaaagtgaagttgctcagtcgtgtccgaccctcagcgaccccatggactgcatgtagccttccaggctcctccatccatgggattttccaggcaagagtcaaACTCACATGGGACTCACAAGTCccatcaaactcacatccacccCGGAGGCTGTGTGACAAGACTCCCCAGAAGACTGCAGAGGGGTGCTGGACATATTGAAGAGCTCACATTCCTAGGAAGTTCAGATCTATGTCCATTTGCCTTGATGGGCCCAAGTGCATGCACAGGAGGTCTCTCCGTTCCAGAGCTCTGCTTGACAGTACGACCAAGAGGAAGAGCCGGTCAACACCACAGGGAGACGTGGCTTTCCCCCAAACCACTGCGAGTCCTAAGCTTAGCTGGGGTCCTGGCTTCGTCATGTACCTTCAAACAGAATCGTGTCTCTTTACAGCCTCTAGCTTTTAgtctcctctcttctttttctttggcaAACTGTTGAAAGCAACCTATGTGAGGCCAACCCCAAAGCTGTCTCCTGCAGAGAGATGTTTCTCCAGGTTTCTGGGTGAGCAGCCCTGACCACGCCTTCGTTTGTCCTGGGTATGTGGCTCACTCAGTGACAGACTCCCCAGGCTGCACGTGGCTACTGCAGCCTCCTGTGCGAGGGTGGCAGTGATACccctccccccccctcccctgcccaaaCATGCAGAGTGCCCAGCGTACAATCCATCCCTCCCAGTGCAAGGTTAATTGAACTCCCTGGCCAATTCTCCTTCTCCTCCAAAGAGATTTTCACCTCCATCCTCTGTAAACACAGAAAAATGACCCCTTTCAGTCTCTTCTTAGAACTTCACTTTCAGCTAGAGAAAGTCAATATAAACCATGCCATCTAAGATGGAAACATTCTCAAGCCTTCTCAGGAAGTGATTTAACAAGGAATAATAACAAATGGGAGAGGTGTCAGAAGCCATGTCAAGAATAAATGACCTTATTCCTCAGGAACCGTAAAGAAATTTCTAGTAGAGTAGGCTGTGAGTTTCCAGAGAACTGGAGTGCCAGCTATTAACTGGTTCCTTATAAATCAAAAGCTTAGTAAATATCATCTACATAATCATGCGCCTAttaaaaagaaaggcaagatCAAAGAAAAGATAATCCATACATGgacaaaaatcaatttatttggCCCAAATAAGTAACACCTCTCACTGAACAGTAACTCCACACAGACATATTAAAGTCTTATGAATAAATCAAAACATTTTCCATCAGGCTGAACAACTCTtaggagtctctgtttcctcatctgtaaaatgagaaagttGAGTTAAGTGGTCCCTAAGGCTTCTCGTGCTCCACAGAGAGGGTCTCAAGTACAGTGACAATGTCTGGTTCATCAATACACTCCCCACCCCAGCACAGTGTCTGTCACCTTGTAGACTCTCAataatttaaactatttttaaaaagattctttaaaattaaaattttaaagattcaaGGTGTTAGTCACAGTTCAGATGGTTCCATACATGTGAAAACAAGAGTTAAACATATTGGGTTAGATGTTCATTTGGAAAATAAGTGAAGAGACCCAAACTTCAGAGCAATAGAGAATTTTCCCCCTCGATGTCAGGCTGTATTTATGCAGCATGCATTTACGGCTTCCctgtggctcggatggtaaagaatctatcttcTCAGGGAGATTGCcttgagaagagaatggctaccctctccagtattcttgcctgggaaatcccattgacagaggagcctggcaggctacagtctttgtggtcacaaagcgttggatgtgactgagcaactaacactttcacttcttttccacttttttcaACATGTATCTAACATATGAATGTATACTGAGAAACAGACCTTGAACTTGGCACTTGAATATATTGTCAAAAGATAAATTCCCTGTCCTACAGGCATTCATAGTCTAGTGggagatatataaataaatgaaaacttgccatgaaattaaaagacgcttgctccttggaagaaaagcaaaatctatacagcatattagaaagcagagacatcactttgctgacaaaggtctgtatagtcaaagctatggtttttccagtagtcatgtatggacatgagagttggaccataaaaaaggctgagtgctgaagaattgatgctttcgaactgtggtgttggagaagactcttgagagtcccttggactgcaaggagatccaaccagtccatcctaaaggagatgagtcctgggtgttcattggaaggactgatgttggagctgaaactccaatactttggccacctgatgcgaagagctgactcattggaaaggaccctgatgctgggaaagattgaaggcaggaggagaaggggacgatagaggatgagatggttggatggcatcaccaactcaatggacatgagtttaagcaaactctgggagatactgaaggacaaggaaacctgaagtgttgtagtccatggggtcgccaaaagttgggtacaacttagcaactgaacaacaatattgaTCTTTGTAACACAttatatttgaacattttaacAACTTAgagaaaaaaaccttttttttcctgctctttgtAACTCAAAAGTTGTTAATTAGTAAATTGGTGGTGAATACAGTTGATTGGCTTGGATTGGATCATTTGTCCATCAGGAGTCCATCCATCAGTTATGGTCAAGGAGATGTGGTCACAAGGTATCAACATGGCTGCTGGGAGTCCACCCTCTGGACAGTGGagttttcagaaaaggaaaaatgatttcAAGTGTACAGACACTGTCAAGAGACTTAGTTAATCTTATTGGGAGTTATTCACGAACTATTATAACCTTTCAATTCTGTACCTAAAACTTGGAATTTACCAGTAATCTTTCTAGCTCTCTATTTGAGGGCATAGAGGCATTCCCATCCACTGCAACGATCTGAGATGACTCAGGGCATATGCAAAGACACATGCTCTTACAACGCTACTGGGAGAAATGTGGAATGTTCACAATATCCCACGAAACAATCCAGTACCAAATATCTCAGCGAACAGAATGCTGACACAGAGAAGACACAGAAGTCTGCCAATCATTACAAATACCAATATCCCTCCATGACTGATATGTGTTAAGGTCTAAAAGCTCAGCTTGAAGATCGACCCATTTTAAGAGGGAGTAGAATTTGTGGACTTGTAGACCCACTGCAACGGTGCAGTTCACTTTTATCTACCATGCTTAATTCTCCAATTAGTTTCCCATCTCAAGCAAATAGCTGtgataatttaaattaattttgagtAACTTGAAGCTGACAGCCTTAACGTTCCAAATAAATGCTTCTGTCCCGGAGTTAATTTATTGATATGGTGTTAGAATCAACCACCATTCTTGGATCTCCTTTGAGCTGAGCCATGTATTCTCAGCAGGATGACATCATCCACAAAATTTAGAGATTATAATGATTAATGCCTCTTTCTGCTGTGATCCTCAATCCCACCTGACACTTA
Proteins encoded:
- the LOC129633358 gene encoding PDZ domain-containing protein 2-like, with amino-acid sequence MPITQDNAGLHLPLLYQWLQNSLREGGDGPEQRLCQAAIQKLQEYIRLNFAVDESSIQPDRSPPGMEICTVYLTKELGDAETVGLSFGNIPVFGDYGEKRRGGKKRKTHQGPVLDVGCIWVTELRKNSPAGKSGKVRLRDEILSLNGQLMVGVDVSGARKHAPPPAF